From Leptospira langatensis, the proteins below share one genomic window:
- the mdtD gene encoding multidrug transporter subunit MdtD, translating into MASDKKNSKVLLWLVACGFFVQTLDSTIVNTAIPAIAKSMGTSPLKMQSVVVVYLLTMAMLIPASGWISDKFGTRQVYIGALSLFVIGSLFCAASGNLTQLVLARIVQGVGGALLLPVGRLALLRSVPRTEFLQAISFVAIPGLIGPLVGPTLGGWLVETASWHWIFLINLPVGIVGVIAASIYMEGDPLSELSKFDLTGYALLAFGMVTFSMALDASYSLGIQRAGILLLTIFGLASLTAYWIHAARTPKPLFSPKIFSIPTLSIGLLGNLFSRLGSSSMPFLVPLFLQVNMEYSPFQAGLMMLPMAIAGIAIKRLVPVLIYKFGYRIVLMTNTLLVGFAMCSFLLSESNHAWWLISIQLLCFGAFNSLQFTAMNTLALKDLTEEYTSSGNTMLSMVQMLAMGMGVSCAATALEAFTDLFGSIHSEQMILAFRSTFACMGLITLSSSFIFWQLKTEDGKIVHLNEHLLD; encoded by the coding sequence ATGGCTTCAGATAAAAAGAATTCAAAAGTTTTATTATGGTTAGTCGCCTGTGGCTTCTTTGTACAAACACTGGATAGCACGATAGTCAATACCGCCATTCCTGCAATCGCTAAGAGCATGGGAACAAGTCCTCTCAAAATGCAGTCCGTAGTAGTAGTCTACCTACTCACCATGGCGATGCTTATACCGGCCTCAGGCTGGATCTCCGACAAATTCGGGACTAGACAGGTTTATATAGGAGCACTTTCCTTATTCGTGATCGGGTCATTGTTCTGTGCAGCCTCAGGGAACCTGACCCAATTGGTACTAGCTCGGATCGTGCAAGGAGTTGGTGGAGCACTTCTTCTTCCCGTGGGACGCTTAGCATTGCTTCGATCGGTACCGAGAACCGAATTCCTGCAGGCGATCAGTTTCGTTGCCATACCCGGACTGATCGGGCCTTTAGTAGGACCCACCTTGGGTGGATGGCTCGTAGAAACAGCGTCTTGGCATTGGATCTTTTTGATCAACCTACCTGTCGGGATCGTAGGTGTTATCGCCGCCTCTATCTATATGGAAGGAGATCCACTCTCCGAACTCTCAAAATTTGATCTAACAGGATACGCGTTACTTGCATTCGGAATGGTCACCTTCTCCATGGCGTTAGACGCTAGTTATAGCTTAGGAATACAGAGAGCTGGCATATTACTACTTACGATCTTCGGGTTGGCAAGTTTAACCGCCTACTGGATCCATGCGGCGAGGACTCCCAAGCCCCTCTTCTCACCTAAGATCTTCTCTATTCCCACTTTAAGCATAGGGCTACTCGGAAATTTATTCTCCCGTTTAGGAAGCTCCAGTATGCCATTTTTAGTTCCGTTGTTCTTACAAGTGAACATGGAATATTCTCCCTTTCAGGCGGGGCTCATGATGCTTCCTATGGCGATCGCAGGAATAGCGATCAAGAGACTCGTTCCCGTCCTGATCTACAAGTTTGGCTATCGGATCGTCCTCATGACAAATACTTTGTTAGTCGGGTTCGCAATGTGCAGTTTTCTACTAAGTGAATCCAATCATGCCTGGTGGTTGATATCCATCCAGTTGCTCTGCTTTGGAGCGTTCAATTCATTGCAATTTACGGCGATGAATACACTCGCCTTAAAGGATCTAACTGAAGAATACACAAGCAGTGGAAATACAATGCTTTCTATGGTCCAGATGTTGGCCATGGGAATGGGAGTTTCCTGCGCAGCCACAGCCTTAGAAGCGTTTACAGATCTATTCGGGAGCATCCACTCCGAACAGATGATCTTAGCGTTCCGAAGCACTTTCGCGTGTATGGGACTCATTACTCTTTCTTCTAGCTTTATCTTCTGGCAACTCAAGACGGAAGACGGAAAGATCGTTCATTTGAACGAGCATTTGTTGGATTGA
- a CDS encoding patatin-like phospholipase family protein encodes MKRILQIDGGGILGIMPALVLVRLEALLKKLKRKSLTDSFDLITGSSTGAIIGGAVAAGVPIQAIADLYIKKGANLFTPRSKLNPANWIRPKYDRTPFVTELNSIKTSDGKFLGQLKMKDLKTSFMATSFNLCSQRTHFLKSWDKSDGHRTLADVITWSALSAAYYFGKINVPGFKWTNYSPDGKEKVETGAVFQDGGQGINNNTIHYILTEILANDWEDKGSLIVSLGTGNVSSYVSYAEASKTDFFQQIAKYPFQARKESTLAQVLEAGYIAQKNPDMRFHRFDTLIQEEENELDKVEFINRFVSYGQKIADTLDESFIKKNF; translated from the coding sequence ATGAAACGAATATTACAAATTGATGGTGGTGGAATTTTAGGCATCATGCCTGCCTTGGTGCTCGTGCGTCTAGAGGCGCTGCTTAAAAAATTGAAGCGTAAAAGCCTCACAGACTCCTTCGATTTAATTACCGGCTCTTCCACTGGAGCAATTATTGGAGGAGCTGTCGCTGCAGGTGTTCCAATTCAGGCCATAGCAGATCTGTATATTAAAAAAGGTGCAAATCTTTTTACTCCGAGGAGCAAGTTAAATCCCGCAAATTGGATCAGACCGAAGTATGATCGAACCCCTTTTGTTACGGAACTGAACTCGATAAAAACGTCTGACGGAAAATTCTTAGGTCAACTTAAAATGAAAGATCTAAAGACTTCTTTTATGGCGACTTCCTTCAACTTATGCTCGCAAAGGACGCATTTCCTAAAGTCCTGGGACAAATCCGATGGACATCGAACATTAGCGGATGTGATTACTTGGTCTGCACTTTCTGCTGCCTATTATTTCGGTAAGATCAACGTTCCTGGCTTTAAATGGACTAATTATTCTCCCGATGGTAAAGAAAAGGTCGAAACCGGAGCGGTATTTCAGGATGGAGGGCAGGGAATTAATAATAATACGATCCATTACATCCTTACTGAGATCCTCGCAAATGACTGGGAAGACAAAGGAAGCCTAATCGTCTCTCTTGGGACAGGCAATGTGAGTTCCTACGTTTCGTATGCGGAAGCTTCCAAGACTGACTTCTTCCAACAGATCGCAAAGTATCCGTTCCAAGCCAGAAAAGAGTCTACCTTAGCACAGGTATTAGAAGCAGGCTATATCGCTCAAAAGAATCCGGATATGCGATTCCATCGTTTTGATACTCTTATCCAAGAAGAAGAGAACGAATTGGATAAAGTTGAATTCATAAACCGATTTGTGTCTTACGGTCAAAAAATTGCAGACACGCTGGATGAGAGTTTTATAAAAAAGAATTTTTAG
- a CDS encoding phage neck terminator protein, translating into MIPASVMNVLFTKIQTDTSVVLVRYDQSQNTYPYGTYRSSSCLVESAYRNVRSNAEKVGDPTIILQTRLEKYQDTYSFNFFDTQNLENARSAALNVFHWFGKEDNRSFCREQSVVPRIIATTVQDRSVLEDSSWKYQVGFDIRFDYTNEVGLEIEKLSTIKVAEEYASHNQNLEVEV; encoded by the coding sequence ATGATTCCTGCCTCGGTGATGAACGTACTATTCACTAAGATCCAAACGGATACCTCCGTTGTTTTAGTACGATATGATCAAAGTCAGAATACATATCCGTACGGAACTTATAGGTCTTCTTCCTGTTTGGTAGAATCGGCTTACAGAAACGTTCGTTCTAACGCTGAGAAGGTAGGAGATCCTACAATCATACTCCAAACCCGACTAGAAAAATACCAAGATACATATTCATTCAATTTTTTTGATACACAAAACTTAGAGAACGCAAGATCCGCTGCGTTGAACGTCTTTCATTGGTTTGGAAAGGAAGATAATCGATCCTTTTGCAGAGAGCAGAGTGTCGTTCCTCGCATTATAGCTACTACTGTTCAAGATCGTAGCGTTCTCGAGGATTCCAGTTGGAAGTACCAAGTAGGCTTCGATATTCGATTTGATTACACGAACGAAGTGGGTTTAGAAATCGAGAAATTATCTACGATCAAGGTCGCAGAAGAATACGCGAGTCATAATCAAAATTTAGAGGTAGAGGTTTAA
- a CDS encoding DUF3383 family protein, whose protein sequence is MAFINDIVIDITRGTQGLTQKSFRPLILKASDTTAPQLTKYIVSDISDVVSAGFVSTTDVYKMAAAMFAQSPKPQDIMIAISPDAIGTALDKLRELDDNFYAITITARDKEDLNAAGTWANSNKKFFFGCSSDLTALSSRNVDREAYLIHNNSPSDFPECAWVGQNIPKQPGSTTYKWKRLNGQNASSFSKTDLTSIRSEHGQALQELSGSIYVNEGIATSGEFIDVIVGQDWVEDQLQTNLLSLLLNNDKISLDDPGIAQVESVIRDVLKRAGDAGIVARASSEDDLRLSDDKVYMSQVFVPTRAEISPTDRANRTLDGIRFVYYLAGAIHKVNVNGLITV, encoded by the coding sequence ATGGCATTTATTAACGATATCGTAATCGATATCACTCGAGGAACTCAGGGTTTGACGCAAAAATCGTTTCGTCCTTTGATATTGAAGGCTTCCGATACCACTGCGCCTCAGCTTACAAAGTATATTGTTTCCGATATTTCTGATGTGGTTTCTGCAGGCTTTGTCTCTACGACTGACGTATACAAAATGGCCGCGGCAATGTTTGCGCAATCTCCTAAGCCTCAAGACATCATGATCGCAATCTCCCCAGATGCGATCGGTACTGCATTGGATAAGCTTCGAGAGCTTGATGACAATTTCTATGCGATAACAATTACCGCTCGGGACAAAGAAGATCTAAATGCCGCCGGGACTTGGGCAAACAGTAACAAAAAGTTCTTCTTCGGTTGCTCTTCGGATCTTACCGCATTGAGCTCAAGAAATGTTGATCGTGAAGCCTATTTAATCCATAATAACTCTCCTTCTGATTTTCCGGAGTGTGCCTGGGTTGGGCAGAATATCCCCAAACAACCAGGCTCCACAACTTATAAGTGGAAAAGATTGAATGGCCAGAATGCATCTTCGTTTTCGAAAACAGATCTAACTTCTATCAGAAGTGAACATGGTCAAGCGTTGCAAGAACTGTCTGGGTCCATTTATGTGAATGAAGGAATTGCAACTTCGGGTGAGTTCATCGATGTAATTGTCGGGCAAGACTGGGTCGAAGACCAATTACAGACGAATCTGCTTTCTCTTCTTTTGAACAATGACAAGATCTCGTTAGACGATCCAGGCATTGCCCAAGTAGAGAGCGTGATACGAGATGTTCTGAAAAGAGCAGGCGACGCAGGTATCGTAGCAAGAGCTTCCTCTGAAGACGATCTGAGACTATCAGATGACAAGGTATATATGAGCCAAGTTTTCGTTCCGACTAGAGCGGAGATATCTCCGACGGATCGAGCTAATCGGACCTTAGATGGAATTCGATTCGTTTATTATCTCGCCGGTGCGATCCATAAAGTGAACGTGAACGGCCTAATTACTGTTTAA
- a CDS encoding phage structural protein produces the protein MANKFLGTYDPNSVTLSVSGRLVSGFFDGTFISVKRSNNETYKTHVGAKGEISRTKNNDTSGQITFTLKGTSPDNAFLDLVKNLPNTFPVMVKNNSDGKFVAIASQAWVSVDPDKEFGVDETGVEWVLTCADLNKSHLA, from the coding sequence ATGGCGAATAAATTTTTAGGTACTTATGACCCAAATAGTGTTACTCTTTCCGTTTCCGGAAGGCTCGTTTCTGGCTTCTTTGACGGGACTTTTATTTCCGTCAAACGGAGTAATAATGAAACCTACAAGACCCATGTAGGAGCTAAAGGTGAGATCTCTAGGACTAAGAATAACGACACTTCTGGTCAGATCACTTTCACATTGAAGGGAACTTCTCCAGATAATGCTTTCTTAGATCTGGTAAAGAATCTACCGAATACTTTTCCTGTTATGGTAAAGAATAATTCCGATGGCAAGTTTGTTGCGATCGCTAGCCAAGCCTGGGTTTCCGTGGATCCGGACAAGGAATTCGGAGTGGATGAGACTGGAGTGGAATGGGTTTTGACTTGTGCGGATCTAAACAAGTCCCATTTGGCATAA
- a CDS encoding LIC12611 family phage tail protein, with the protein MDEEWIKEMQKLAAQFKKLQDSFGDSLTKAFKSSSALLNAWGKSAINWTKKIGSSLSAAFTASTKELSASLNQTFSKIGGLAKGAKAGATVSNWFEFAKVGQELDKQKSLLKNMVGKGGYAGLADAIQNAKLQSEGLATETDLTQSVREAIGYGHSLDFVKSSLSGVQKLAVLSGGTLPEVFKSAQSFIESGDTSLLKGNAALSKYLEEAKAIGDGNDEASQEKRRELLNKALTKNADLQNQYNEYLLSYSGAQEQLSKSLDNVATSFSKLFIPIVTPLIKGFASLASGLSGFLDMLTNTVEIVRVLQYGIIFLATRFFVWGAVIAGIILILVDLYAWLSGGESVIGNFLKYFDEFKPRIIKAVQSAIDWVRNAFNGLIDFAKAYGKYFIMALFPISILYYYFDQIKASVMDFVNTISDLLSNIKVPDFLLKLGSVFSNMIGGANKNGEGLIAGARASGGPVSAGNSYLVGEKGPELFTPGSSGRISPNGALGGSSVIVQSVVGTLTVNVTGSSEVGSEIKDAVMRALDELSEDILPAKLGLAIT; encoded by the coding sequence ATGGACGAAGAATGGATCAAGGAAATGCAGAAGCTGGCAGCCCAGTTTAAGAAGCTGCAGGATTCTTTTGGCGATTCACTTACAAAAGCATTTAAATCTTCTTCTGCCCTTTTAAACGCTTGGGGAAAGAGCGCTATCAACTGGACGAAAAAGATCGGCTCCAGTTTGAGCGCTGCCTTTACTGCGAGTACGAAAGAGCTTTCTGCTTCCTTAAACCAAACTTTTTCGAAAATTGGGGGATTGGCGAAAGGGGCAAAGGCTGGTGCAACGGTTTCAAATTGGTTTGAATTTGCGAAAGTAGGGCAGGAACTAGATAAACAAAAAAGTCTTCTGAAGAATATGGTAGGAAAGGGAGGTTATGCGGGCCTTGCAGACGCAATCCAAAATGCAAAACTGCAATCTGAAGGCCTGGCTACAGAAACGGATCTTACACAGTCAGTCAGAGAGGCGATTGGTTACGGTCATTCGCTCGATTTCGTAAAAAGCTCTCTTTCCGGAGTCCAAAAACTCGCCGTTCTATCCGGTGGCACATTGCCTGAAGTTTTTAAGTCGGCACAAAGTTTCATAGAGAGTGGAGACACTTCTCTTCTTAAAGGGAATGCGGCACTTTCCAAATATTTGGAAGAAGCGAAAGCTATCGGTGATGGAAATGATGAGGCTTCTCAAGAAAAGCGTAGAGAATTACTGAATAAAGCTCTTACGAAGAATGCCGATCTGCAAAATCAATATAACGAATATTTGTTATCATATTCAGGAGCGCAAGAGCAACTAAGTAAGAGCCTTGATAATGTCGCGACATCTTTCTCGAAGCTGTTCATTCCGATTGTTACACCGCTTATCAAAGGATTTGCCTCACTTGCATCAGGTTTATCAGGCTTTTTGGATATGCTAACAAATACAGTCGAGATAGTGAGAGTGTTACAGTACGGGATCATATTTTTAGCTACTCGCTTTTTCGTCTGGGGAGCAGTGATTGCTGGGATTATTCTGATTTTAGTCGATCTCTATGCCTGGCTTTCCGGAGGGGAATCAGTGATCGGAAATTTCCTGAAATATTTCGATGAATTCAAACCTAGGATCATAAAGGCTGTTCAATCCGCAATAGATTGGGTCAGGAATGCATTTAATGGTCTGATAGATTTTGCCAAAGCATACGGTAAATACTTTATCATGGCCCTTTTTCCTATTTCCATCTTATATTACTATTTTGATCAGATCAAAGCGAGCGTAATGGATTTCGTAAATACGATTAGCGATCTACTATCCAATATCAAAGTCCCGGATTTCTTATTAAAACTAGGGAGCGTCTTCTCAAATATGATAGGCGGCGCAAACAAGAACGGCGAAGGGTTGATTGCTGGCGCTCGCGCTTCTGGTGGTCCTGTTTCTGCAGGCAATTCGTATCTTGTAGGTGAGAAAGGACCAGAATTATTTACGCCAGGAAGTTCAGGTAGAATTTCCCCTAATGGGGCATTGGGGGGCTCTTCCGTTATAGTCCAAAGCGTTGTAGGAACTCTTACCGTAAATGTAACTGGTTCCTCTGAAGTAGGCTCGGAGATCAAGGATGCAGTGATGCGAGCCTTGGATGAATTGTCCGAAGATATTTTACCAGCGAAATTGGGATTAGCGATCACCTAA
- a CDS encoding phage baseplate protein, with product MSLVQKVTSLLDEKNQTSLSSNSTSIVFDSTISISKDRAASVSSHAVEKGAQISDHITTEPTNISVTAVITDADWDPLDPFSFLNKTVSDRLGILKDWMDDREVLIFNSYEGDYENLIIESLTEEQSVELGKGRQISLKLKEIVIVSSNTTATPVGSEITKAGATSTATTQISGSAGITKPMSAGVV from the coding sequence ATGTCCTTAGTTCAAAAAGTTACCAGTCTATTGGATGAAAAGAACCAGACATCCTTGAGTTCTAATTCTACGAGTATCGTATTTGATTCTACGATCAGTATTAGCAAGGATCGTGCTGCCAGTGTTTCCTCTCATGCAGTAGAGAAGGGAGCTCAAATCTCGGATCATATCACTACTGAACCCACGAATATCAGTGTGACTGCGGTCATTACCGACGCAGACTGGGATCCATTAGATCCCTTCTCTTTCCTGAACAAAACCGTAAGTGATCGTCTAGGCATTTTAAAGGACTGGATGGATGATCGAGAAGTTTTGATCTTTAATTCATACGAAGGAGATTACGAAAACTTAATTATAGAATCCTTAACTGAAGAGCAGTCTGTAGAGCTTGGAAAAGGAAGACAAATTAGCCTAAAACTGAAAGAGATTGTGATTGTGTCTTCTAATACCACAGCAACTCCTGTAGGCTCCGAAATCACCAAGGCTGGCGCAACTTCAACAGCTACCACTCAAATTTCTGGCAGCGCTGGCATAACGAAACCCATGAGTGCCGGAGTAGTATAG
- a CDS encoding phage baseplate plug family protein produces the protein MIELEYLPISADEVPIEKDFTIGETYSFQFLYNERADFYTCRILNADDQILFTTKICYARELVDAVVNDLKINRLIIPFNPQELEQASVLQGQVVNKLLFGSKILLILGKEVNL, from the coding sequence ATGATAGAATTAGAATATCTTCCCATTTCCGCTGACGAAGTTCCTATTGAGAAAGATTTCACGATAGGTGAAACGTATTCATTTCAATTTCTATATAATGAAAGAGCGGATTTTTATACCTGCAGGATTTTAAACGCGGATGATCAGATCTTATTTACTACTAAGATCTGTTACGCTCGGGAATTGGTGGATGCCGTAGTGAATGATCTTAAAATAAATCGGCTGATTATTCCCTTCAATCCCCAAGAGTTAGAGCAAGCTAGCGTTTTACAAGGACAAGTAGTGAATAAACTCTTATTTGGAAGTAAGATTCTTTTAATTCTGGGTAAAGAGGTGAATTTATGA
- a CDS encoding phage protein codes for MSQLFNRVAKVSIAQREFSYPPFSIEFTQEQKIGNLQSATLKLYNPSPETIQAFEPQKKGAGKVFPKVTVNAGYKEESGTVILGEAIGFKVSLDGVDRVLEVNISDSATKWGTAIINKSYKKMKASAVIKDACKAAGITTGSVELGTDKTYDSITLGKFASSIGKIASDTESEYYFANGQLTVQPKNPKKSKAIVLNSSSGLLGKPEKTAKGYKIKTLFLYNLRIGMIVKIEFQDMNMTAKIVKGKKDFSTFGEASCEFEVMPI; via the coding sequence ATGAGCCAACTCTTCAATCGAGTTGCCAAGGTGAGTATAGCGCAACGGGAGTTTTCCTATCCACCTTTTTCTATTGAATTCACTCAAGAACAGAAGATAGGTAACCTACAGTCAGCGACATTAAAACTCTATAATCCTTCTCCAGAAACAATCCAAGCCTTCGAACCTCAGAAAAAGGGTGCAGGTAAGGTCTTTCCTAAAGTCACTGTGAACGCAGGCTATAAGGAAGAGTCTGGAACAGTGATCCTTGGAGAGGCCATAGGATTTAAGGTTTCTTTAGACGGTGTGGATCGAGTTTTGGAAGTCAATATCTCCGATTCTGCGACTAAATGGGGAACCGCGATCATAAATAAGAGCTATAAGAAGATGAAGGCTTCCGCAGTAATCAAAGATGCCTGTAAGGCCGCTGGTATCACTACGGGAAGTGTAGAATTGGGAACAGATAAAACCTACGACTCGATTACCCTGGGTAAATTCGCAAGTTCTATCGGAAAGATCGCTTCCGATACAGAGTCCGAATATTATTTTGCAAACGGTCAACTTACCGTTCAGCCAAAGAATCCTAAGAAATCCAAGGCAATCGTTTTAAATTCTTCTTCTGGTCTTTTAGGAAAGCCCGAAAAAACCGCGAAAGGCTATAAGATCAAAACATTATTTTTATATAATTTACGGATCGGGATGATCGTTAAGATCGAATTCCAGGACATGAATATGACTGCAAAGATCGTAAAGGGAAAAAAAGATTTCTCCACATTCGGAGAAGCATCTTGTGAATTCGAGGTAATGCCAATATGA
- a CDS encoding Gp138 family membrane-puncturing spike protein, whose amino-acid sequence MSFAELLDRYTDKKGRSIQLGMVCKIESFDASSMRADVLPMVREKNELDDSFDYPVIPGIPVEYVQIGQGCYIKPFYQRGDFVWVGFSTFDTSSSLQGSKQEVKPDSKIFGLENACVLGAIAKQGWEEPQNLIKFEDNKLTLKVGNTELSLGSDGVKITGNLSVPNDEISGHVVKEKTSESSTAVSIGDIKTTFNTHTHLSSAPGSSTGTPNSQIGTP is encoded by the coding sequence ATGAGCTTTGCAGAATTATTAGATCGTTATACTGACAAGAAAGGTAGAAGCATCCAGCTGGGAATGGTTTGTAAGATCGAATCCTTTGATGCGTCCTCTATGAGGGCGGACGTCCTTCCTATGGTCCGCGAAAAGAATGAATTGGATGATAGTTTCGATTATCCCGTCATTCCCGGGATCCCTGTCGAGTATGTGCAGATCGGGCAAGGTTGCTATATTAAACCTTTCTACCAAAGAGGAGATTTTGTTTGGGTAGGTTTTTCTACGTTCGATACTTCCAGCAGTTTGCAAGGATCGAAGCAAGAAGTTAAGCCGGATTCCAAGATATTCGGTTTAGAGAATGCATGCGTTTTAGGAGCAATTGCTAAGCAGGGTTGGGAAGAGCCGCAAAACCTGATCAAATTCGAAGACAATAAACTGACTTTGAAAGTGGGGAACACAGAACTTTCTCTTGGATCGGATGGAGTTAAGATCACCGGGAACTTATCTGTACCGAACGATGAGATATCCGGTCATGTTGTAAAAGAAAAAACAAGCGAATCGAGCACTGCGGTTTCGATCGGCGATATAAAAACGACATTTAATACTCATACACATCTGTCTTCTGCACCAGGCAGCTCAACAGGGACGCCGAACTCTCAAATCGGAACTCCATAA
- a CDS encoding baseplate J/gp47 family protein, producing the protein MAFGVTPQGFIRKSYSDILQALEDRAKLEENFGPEIDLSPYGELGIILQNVAKEFDEVWQGLEETYYSKFINQAEGVQLDRVVAQGGLSRIPAQRSAVDIRVTGETNTVVPQGFLVQTAQGIQFGLSRDTTLTVSTGQLLPFTSINSGSETVVPAGSITEIVVPLSGVDSVSNPFPSIGGAPVESDAELRQRYKDRSTFGGSSVPAIRESILQVEFVSAVTVYENVTSAVDPDGRPAHSIEIIVAGTPSGSTSQDEYDRNIATAIFNSKPAGIQTYAAEGPNKKSKDILDANGQPHTMLWSVPTAVEIYIKVLITKNTDWVTTNEQLIQTRVIQVIGGVDTIGSVSTEYPGLDVGADVFGWQIIANFDGIKGIDDVVINLGIAPNPTSTAKVSINASEFAQTFNSLIQVIAT; encoded by the coding sequence ATGGCATTTGGAGTAACCCCACAAGGATTTATACGAAAATCTTATTCCGATATCTTGCAGGCCCTAGAAGATCGAGCGAAGTTAGAAGAAAACTTCGGTCCCGAGATCGATCTTTCTCCGTACGGAGAGTTAGGGATTATCCTGCAAAACGTCGCCAAAGAATTCGACGAAGTTTGGCAAGGTTTAGAAGAAACGTATTATTCCAAATTTATTAATCAAGCGGAAGGGGTACAGCTAGATCGCGTAGTCGCACAAGGTGGACTTTCTAGAATTCCTGCGCAAAGGTCTGCGGTGGATATTCGAGTCACCGGAGAGACCAATACTGTGGTTCCGCAAGGTTTTCTCGTTCAAACTGCACAGGGTATCCAGTTCGGATTGAGTCGAGATACAACTCTTACGGTGAGCACGGGCCAATTACTTCCGTTTACCAGCATCAATTCCGGTTCGGAAACGGTAGTTCCCGCAGGAAGTATTACGGAGATCGTAGTTCCTTTAAGTGGCGTTGATTCCGTTTCTAATCCGTTTCCATCCATCGGAGGGGCTCCTGTCGAATCGGACGCGGAACTTCGGCAAAGATATAAGGATAGATCCACATTCGGCGGCTCTTCTGTACCTGCCATTCGAGAATCAATTCTTCAAGTGGAGTTTGTTTCCGCCGTTACCGTCTATGAGAATGTTACTAGTGCAGTGGATCCGGATGGAAGGCCGGCACATTCTATAGAGATCATCGTAGCCGGAACACCTTCTGGTTCGACCAGTCAGGATGAATATGATAGAAATATCGCGACAGCCATATTTAATTCAAAGCCTGCAGGAATACAAACGTATGCCGCAGAAGGTCCGAACAAGAAATCGAAAGATATATTAGATGCGAATGGTCAACCTCACACTATGCTTTGGTCCGTGCCAACTGCAGTAGAAATCTATATTAAGGTCCTGATCACAAAGAATACGGATTGGGTGACTACAAACGAGCAACTCATTCAGACAAGGGTGATCCAAGTGATCGGCGGTGTGGATACGATCGGCTCCGTGAGCACAGAATATCCTGGACTGGATGTCGGTGCGGATGTTTTCGGATGGCAAATCATTGCGAACTTCGACGGCATAAAAGGGATCGATGATGTTGTGATCAATTTAGGCATTGCTCCGAATCCGACTTCTACAGCAAAAGTCTCGATCAACGCGTCCGAGTTTGCGCAAACCTTCAATTCTTTGATCCAAGTAATTGCGACATGA